The sequence TAGTCGGCGATGTCCGAACGAGTGCCCACCCCCAGGGACTCGCCGGCCAGCCGGACCAGGCGGCGCAGGCACTCGGTGTCGTCCAGCTCGTCGTGCAGCAGCGCGGCGGGGACGGCGCGCTCGGCGAGGTCGTACACCCGCTTCCAGCCGCGGCGTTCGACGCACACCACCTCGCCGTACATCAGCGCCCGCTCGACCGCGACCTTGGTGCCGGACCAGTCCCACCAGTCGCTGGTGCGCTTCGCGCCGCCCAGTTCGGTCGCGGTCAGCGGGCCCTCGGTGCGCAGCTGCTTGACGACCTGCTCGTAGACCCCGTCGGGGAGTTCGTGGTTCCAGTGCGGGCGGTTGCGGTAGGCGCGGCGACGGAAGGCGAAGTGCGGCCACTCCTCGACGGGCAGCAGGCAGGCGGCGTGCGACCAGTACTCGAAGGCGTGCGCGTCCTTCCAGTAGGCGTCCTCCACCGCGGTGCGGCCGACGGCGCCGAGGCGGGCGTACGGCACCAGTTCGTGCGAGCGGGCCAGGACCGAGATCGTGTCGAGCTGGACCGCGCCGAGGTGGCGCAGCACCCCGCGCACCCCGGCCCGCCGGTCGGGCGCGCCGAGCAGGCCCTGGGCCCGCAGGGCGATACGGCGGGCGTCGTCCGCGGTGAGCGTGGTGGTCGGGCGCGGCAGGGTCGTCATGCCCCGGACGATAGTGGGCGCCACTGACAACCCGTCCTGAGCCGCGGTCTACCGGGCCGGCCCGGGCAGATAGGGGGCGGTGGACGGCAGACCGAGGTCCGAGGGGAGCAGGGAGGCGATCCAGCAGTCCCGGCGCACCCCCTTGTTGTTGACGGCGGAACGCAGGGTGCCCTCCAGGGTGAAACCCGCGCGCTCGGCGACCCCGCGCGAGCCGTGGTTGCCGACCTCGGCGCGCCATTCGACCCGGTCGACGCCCAGGTCGGTGAAGATCCAGCGGCAGGCGGCGAGCACGCCCTCCGTGACATAGCCGAGCCCGCGGTGCTCCTCGGCGGCCCAGAAGCCGACCTCCGCGGCCGCGGGGGCGCGCATGGTCAGGCTGAGCATGCCGGCCAGCTCCCCGCCGGCGAGGAAGATCCCCCAGGTGAACATCCCGCCGTGCGCCCAGCCGTCCGGGACCATCTCCTCCGTGAAGCCGCGCGCGTGTTCGGGCAGGTACGGGGAGGGGATCGTGGTCCAGCGCTGGATGTCGGGGTCCTGGGCGGCCTCGTACACGGCCTCGGTGTCGGCCGGTCCGACGGCGCGCAGCCGAAGCCGGCCGGTGGTGAGCGTGACGGGTTCCATCGGGCGATTCTGCTCGTACCGTCCCGCGGGGGCCATCGATTTCCGCGTTCCGTGAGCGCGCGATCACATTTCGCACAAATCCCTGCGCCGATGCGGCACTATCCGCGTATCCCGTCCGTTGTCCCTGTGAAGCAGCGGCCGGGACACCAGGCACTCCCGGCGCGGCGGGGTCCTCGCATACGATGGCCG is a genomic window of Streptomyces sp. WP-1 containing:
- a CDS encoding winged helix-turn-helix domain-containing protein encodes the protein MTTLPRPTTTLTADDARRIALRAQGLLGAPDRRAGVRGVLRHLGAVQLDTISVLARSHELVPYARLGAVGRTAVEDAYWKDAHAFEYWSHAACLLPVEEWPHFAFRRRAYRNRPHWNHELPDGVYEQVVKQLRTEGPLTATELGGAKRTSDWWDWSGTKVAVERALMYGEVVCVERRGWKRVYDLAERAVPAALLHDELDDTECLRRLVRLAGESLGVGTRSDIADYHRLKGEQVDAVLADSGLVPVEVAGWGRPAWADPAALATLPRGRHRTTLLSPFDSLVWERARTERIFGFTHRLEAYTPKPKRVYGYFAMPVLAGGHLVGRVDPAREGRTLVARQVTLDGPRAVPAVAQALLEAAAWVNCTNVRVERVDDPALRGPLTAELARALG
- a CDS encoding GNAT family N-acetyltransferase; its protein translation is MEPVTLTTGRLRLRAVGPADTEAVYEAAQDPDIQRWTTIPSPYLPEHARGFTEEMVPDGWAHGGMFTWGIFLAGGELAGMLSLTMRAPAAAEVGFWAAEEHRGLGYVTEGVLAACRWIFTDLGVDRVEWRAEVGNHGSRGVAERAGFTLEGTLRSAVNNKGVRRDCWIASLLPSDLGLPSTAPYLPGPAR